The segment TGCATAACATGACCAAGTTGCACCAACCTCAATCCCAATCTCAACTCTATGCACTTCCATCACTCGTGAATTCAGTATTCGTCAACTCCAGATACCAGGTTGGCCAAACTAAGTAcctttcatcttcaaaacaCCTTCCACAACAGAAAATTTCCATGTCTCGAGCATTAACACCAACAAgcacaaacacaaacacaaacacaaacacaaacgCCTTCTTCATTTCTTCCCCTGAACAATGTAATCAGTTTTCTCAACTTTTGGAATTTAGATTTTGGGTATTCTTTCGATATAGGATGTAGTTTCAAACTCTGGGTAATAACCGTACGTTCaaaaaaaacttttggAGAGGGAGACTCTTGTAAGCAAACCCTTGGTCTGCATCTGCATGTCAAGAATCATCGTTTTGTCTCTCACTAACTGGAAGTTGATGAACCGCGTTGATTATGCAGCCATATGGACAACCCTTTGTTTTAAAACTATCTTCATCACAATCCATAACAATATTGGACTTTAACCAGTTCCAACCAACCTTCTTCTCTATTGGATCAGCACTAACTGGATGGTATCAAGTCTCACATCCGCCTCTCAATTCTAAATCCTCATTTATTCGACACGCCGAAAACTTTCACTTCTTTTTAGACATCTtcttgaataattttttaaCTTATCTAAACGGTTTTTTTAAAACATTCCGTTTACATCGTCAGGTCTTTTCAACGCCGATAGAACCTTCATTTGCTCCAGTGTCACTAAAACTTTCACCACattgttcttgttcaatagtattcttttgttgatgatcattattcaaattgacacattgttgagaaattgttggaaacCCGGGATTACTCACCTCGTGATTCCTCTCCAAACTTCTTGCTTCAACTTCCAAAACTGGTGGTAATTCCGTAGTAGGTGGAGTCATAATTTCTGGTACATTTTCTGACTCATTCTCCTCATAATTAATATCTGTTGATTGTGTCGAATCTATAAAACCGACAGTTTCACCATTACtggaaattttttcatGATCCTGCAAATTATTAATACTTTCTCCTTCGTTTGTTTTGGTAGTAGCTTTTTCcttcaaattggatgattGTGTTTTTTCAACCTGCTGAACAgctttcttcttgttcaattttgcagcttttcttgcaattttttcatccttttcaattgttgccAATTCCTTTGATATGCCCATAGTTTCATTATCCAACCATTCCCTGAAAGAATCATCTCTATCCAAACTGGTTGTAATATGAGCACTTGTAATGGACTCCATCTTAATATTTCCCATCATTGATCTAATTTTTGAgtcattcaattcattaaaaTTCGTAAAGGAGGCAACATCTCTTTCAAgtaattcatcatcatcgggTGAAACTTTTGCAAGATTGAAATGCATGGATTTTGGcatctttgttgaattggtgaCAGTCTTTAAATAACTCGGTAATATCATCGAGTAAGTTGGGGTGAATGATATCGTGAATTTGGTAAAGCTCACTTTCCCCCGATGGTCTGAATTGAGTGGGAGGTAAAGAGCCCCGTAAACGCTTCAAAGTATCGGTAGTAGTAGTCATGGTAATTTTGCGttgagaagaaaaagaaacaaatttgaaaacattggCATTTGTGGAGTTTAGGACGATATTTATAGgcttttccaaatatgaAGAATATTAAATAACGTTTTCCTGTCTGAGTGgtcattcaaatttataATTAATTATTTAATCTCTGGTATAATTTGGAATATTCGTGGCACAAAGGTAGTGAATGTAAGGTATATCAGTATAGTTTTTACGTATTTTGTGGGTGCAAAATGAATTATTTGCAGACAAAATTAATTTATCAGAACATCAATCGTGTTCTCCGCTTTTAAATGCTCATTTTGACTTGAAACTTGTACTTTATTTCATGCATATACCCTCTTTACGACCACTTTGTGACGTCGTATCCTAAACCAGCTTAATAAAAGATAGTCAACCACTCAAACAAATACATATGTAATAATTTTACAACATTTGCACGactttcatcatcataacACTGAACACTTTGGTGGGAAATGTTGTCATGAATCACCTCTACCGCACCCCTTTCTATGAACAAATGCAGGGATACTTAAACTATGTACATGTAAGAAAACCAACGTATGTAATAGCACAGTACAATGATCACTAATTCTCCAAGATATCTCCACCGAACCGTTTTTTTGGTGTGAACGAAATGGGATATTTTATATCCAATATCATATTCtgaatcaatgaaaagaacTGCGATGATATCCAATATAATACCAAGGCAGCTGGTGCATGTATTGAAATCGCCATCATGAATACAATAGAcattcttgaaaaattggcaaCTGCATCAGTCAAATTGGGGCGATACTTCAATCTCTGTGTCAATCTAGATAGTTCCAAAGTGCGGAAGGTCCATTCAACATTACAAAGTGAAATGACTCCCAAGATCAAGGGGAAGACGTGCATTGGATCGGCAACTGCTAGATCTTGAAACCATAAGCAACCTTCGACGTATAATGAGGGATCTAAAGCCTTGTTGTGTAGGTTATCCCAAGATGACCATCCACTCAAATCTCTCATTGTCAATGACATTATAATCCATAGTGGGATTTGAAATGTGGGTAATATAAAATTCTTCCATATTTGAACGTTGTTCTTTTTAAATAGTTCTTTTTGACGTTTTCGGGTTTCTTTTGTACTAAGAAGCAATATCTGTTCATATGACATGTTAGCCAATGGAGCTTGAACAGCTTTAACTGCTTCATCCGTACCGGGCacttgttgcaatttttttgctttttgaaCTCTCTTTGCtaaattcatcttcaaaatagGGTTTAGGGCACTAACAATCGGTTTCAAAGTGCTCTGTTTCTGAATCCTCTTACGTTGAATTACAGCTAATGGCAATGTCCAAACTGATCTTAGGGCAAATGTGGTGATAGGAATTAGCGCCCACCATGGTAAACCACTTGTTTCGTGTAGACTCTCAAATGCATGAGTAAATGTATTGACGATTGCATTATGGTCTACAGAATACTGTCGTCTTGGAATTAAAAGCCGCTTGTGAGCTGGTTTCAAGCGGAATCCCACTTGATAACCTCGTAGTAGCATGGAATTATAGCTAAGTAAATATAATAAGGTGATGCTTTTCCGtgtgtttgaaaaattgacaacCAAAAACTCAAATcttaaaaaaaaaactcaCCATCAATCTACACGCCATTCAAACCCCAACCAATATCACAGTTGCAAGCTATCAAAAATGTCCACTAGATCAGAAAGAGCATGCATGTTATGTGGGATAATACAACCAGTAAAGGCATTCAAAACTGAAGGATGCCCCAATTGTGAAAGTTTGTTACAATTTCGAAATCCTGACCAAGATTTCAACCCAATCACTGACTGTACGTCACCATCCTTTGAAGGGTTGGTCGCCTTGGGAGAAGATCATAAGGAATCATGGGTGGCGAGATGGCTAAGGATAGACAATTTCGTTCCTGGTCTCTATGCTGTTAAGATTAATGGTAAACTACCCCCAATAGTGATCGAGCATTTGGAATCGCAAAATGTCATATATAGACCAAGAGATGGAACTGCAGAAGATTAGTTGGAGAGGTAGTTACAAATTTGAACACAATTTGCTTATAGATGATTTATTTCTATTCAAATAtataaaattttaatttaaGAAGTAGGTTGCAATGACGTCAagactttttcaatgttaTGTAGAGTGGGCGTTTTATCCCATTCATTTCTATCCGTCCAAACGATATCCATCAATCTCGCCATGACCGTTTCCAACTTGTCAATGGTAAATTGGTCTGTGAGTTTGACCACTTGTTTCTTGAGCTTGTCAAACAAATCTTTATCGAGTACTAGTTCCTTCGAGTGGTCGATTTCGATCGACTCCTCTGCTTCTGATTCTGACTCCTCCTCTTTGAGTTCCTCCTGGGAATTCTCCTTCCCCTCTTCGTTCATATCCACTTTTAGTTGTTCCACCTGCTCAGTTGATGCTCtttcctcttctttctGTTGTTCGATTTCCTTGCCATTTTCCCTTTCTGTTCCTGCAAGTGACTCATCGTTATCCTCTTTAACACTGTCCACTTCCATAATAGCCGTAACATCTGCTCTATTGTGAGGGATATCTCCATTTGGAAATGATTTCGAGGTAGATTCTTGCCCTGAAACATCTATGGCGCTTCCATTATTGCCTAACACAGCCGCATCTTGAGCTCCAGCTTGCTCTGTGGTGCCATTTTGTATCTTTGACTTCAACTCTTCGTACTCCTTTAACAACTTTTCTTGCTTTGTCTTATCTCTCTCCCTCATTTCTTTACAAGCCTTCAAAAATTCTGGAGTTGAGAAGTCATCTACTCCAAATTGAGCATTAGTGATCATCTCATTCGCCTTCAAAATTCTTTCTCGATCACCAGACATTATacaatctttcaaaattaatttAAGATCTTTAAGAAATTGCCTTGGTTCACTGTAGAACCCATTCCATAATCGCTCCTCAATTGTGTCAAGATCCATATTATAATAATTCTTGCCAGTTGCAAGCTCCTTGATCATATTTTCATGACCTGATTCATCCGACCTACTGTATAAAACTTGATAGTTGCTAAGGGGATTGTCTAACACAGTTGGATCAAATAAATGGTAGAGTAGGttctcatcaacaatgggCTTTTTGAACCTCTTATACCTCACTTTGAACAAATCCATCAAACTGGCTAGCTTGATTTTGAGtgtgtttttcaatttggtatcATTGTATTCCTGCtccttttgtttcttcttgattAATTCCTTGTCTGACAAGTTTGCCACAGTCTCAACAACTTTCAACTGTTTTAGTTTCCTCTTAGGTCTGTTCTGTAAATCATTAACAAACTCGTATggcttcatcaatatagTCTTCCATACCGTCAGGAAAAACTCCTTCCTTGCCAgttttgttggattttgcAATACAacattgtttgatgaattcTCTAACCCGAATAGATATTTGATCCTGTCATCCAAATAATGTAAAGGAGTTTCAGAAAAACCTAgcaataaaattttttcgTTGCTTCTCAATCCCCGTAGAAGACTTGACAACGTCGCTTTTGAAGAATCTGGCAAAATCAGGTACCATACATCAATATTGGGAATTAATATAATGGCGGGTTGGTGTCGCCTAGCTTCAATAAATGCTTGGATGATAGCCAGTTCTGTCGTTCTCGTAGGGTCGCCAAATATTGTTCCAAGATCGAGTGACTGGACTTGAAATCCCTCCAAGTAGTTGAGGACTGCAGCACTAAGATACTGCTGCCCATTCCCTTCTTCGCCACTTACGAGCAAGTGAGGTCTGCATATTCTAGCGTTttctaaatttttcaacaattgctgTTTGCCAAACCCTCCATCCTTGTCGTTAACAGTTGGATCAAGATACTTGGCTTCTTCCAAAGTAGTGAGCTTCTTACGTCCAACAACGCTGATGGATACAGGTATCacatctttcaatttggatttaatttgttcaaaaccGTCCAGTAGTAATGGCTTCAAGTTATCGGGCAATGGAGCAGACCCTGATGAAGTAGATCTTGCACTGGAGGGGACAATTTTGTCAAGTGCCATCATAAAGTCCTTGGCAATGACTTTGACTTTTTCTGGCTTGACAGCCAATTTGTGATTTGTCTCATAGATTTGAGGATATTTCCGTTGAATACTATTCAATGCAGCCTCGGTGCACAATGCTCTTAAATCCGCACCTCCGTATCCTTTTGTAAGCTCAGCAAGGTTACTCAAGaacaattcatccaactGTGGCGTCCATTTCTTTGTGTGGATGGTTAAGATTTCCTTCCTCGCGTTGATGTCAGGTAATGGGAAATAAAATTCACGATCAAATCTCCCTGGTCTTCGTAGAGCAGGGTCTATTGCATCAGGTCTATTTGTTGCCCCAATGACAATGACCTGTCCTCTATTATCCATACCATCCATTAATGCTAATAGTGTAGAAACAATACTAGCATGAATTTGTTCCTGTTTAGACGACCTCACCGGAGCCaaaccatcaatttcatcaaaaaatatGATAGATGGTTGCTGGTTCTTGGCTTCTTCAAATAATAGCCTTAATTGTCTTTCTGCTTCTCCAACCCACTTACTCAAACAATCAGCACCTTTTCTCATAAAGAAGGTAATCTTACGCTCCGGTGTCGAGCAATTTGCGGCTAAAGCTCTCGCCATCAAAGTTTTACCCGTTCCTGGTGGACCATGAAATAATACACCTCTAGGCGGTGTGATGCCAAAATTCTGATACAACTCTGGGTACAATAGTGGTAAAGCAACCATCTccttcaattggttgatgtaATTGTCCAATCCCCCAACAACTGAAAAATCGATGTTCATGTCCACACCTAAAGGATCAGTATCGCTCAAACTgttttttccttttttctTATCATCAGACCCTCCGGTAAGCAATTTACCTTCTGATTTTGACGGTTTCTTCTCTTTACGGCTAATTGTAGCTTCACCATTGACGGGAGCAATCTCATCCTCAGAACTGTCTGAATCACTGACATTTTGGCCAATTGCAGTAAGGTTATTTGGATCACTCATTCCCGGTAAAGGAATACCACCAGGTGGTATATTTGTTCCAAACAAAGATATTACATCACTGCCACCAAAGGGACCAGCTGTGGGGTACAAAATTTTACGGAAATCACTTTTGTTGGCAGGCCTTCCTCGCCTGTTTCGGACATTAACTGGCGTTGAAGGCCGTTCAAGCACCAAGTCATTGGTAATTGGTGGTGGAATGGTGTAATCAACCTTGGCTCTTTGTCTCAACTTGTGTTGTGAAGGTTCCGAGTCCCGCATTGGTGATGAGTCGTATAATTCGGCAATTTCCCTCTGTATGTCATCCACATCATCTTGTGCATCGTCACGAGTATCATCCCCAGTGAATTCAAGGTCTTCCTCTTGCAAGACTTTACCTGATCTGGTTGCTCTTCTTGGTTCAGCCGATACCGATCTACTTTTTTTCTTACGAcctctttttttctttggtttAACCCCATATTCgtcttcttcgtcatcccattcattttcatcttcaacaatgaaattatctcgtttctttttttcgATAAAGTCATCATCAGAAAGGGTAAagtcatcttcttcatcaccatcatcaccGTCATCTCGAAATTCCTCATCCTCACTATCTATGCGGGGTTTATTCAATCTGCCTCTTGGTCTTCCCTTACTGagtttccttttctttctgCCTGGGCCACTGATCTCTGTGTCTGATTCTTCAACGTAATCCTCACTGTCGTCATCTTTTTCGGGTGAAGTTGGAACTGCAAATGGGTCGTCACTATCGGGTTCATCCTCCTTTATGCTAGGGTTGTCGGTGTTTGTCTGTTCCTCCACTTGAACATCAGTTGCGTCATCACCGTCGTCTTCGTTATACGATATAGTCTTGGTGCTCCTTCTATGGGACGTTTCAGTCTCCTCAAAATCAGTTTCATATTCATCGTCCGTTGAATCTATTCTTCTGGAACGTTTAGCCATTCTTCTTTTATGCTGAGGAATTTAACAGTAACAAATTATCATAAACAAATTCTATTCAACAATagtgattcaattgagttgCAACAAGGTGAGCCCGGTATAGTTCTTACTTTGTAGTTACAATATATGGAAGGGTAATTCACGGTGTTTTCCTCAAAAAAATCAACGGTAATGGATTATATAGAATACTACCGAAGTAACAACattttttccaatattGTATTTGGTTTGCGAgattttttgatgataaaattggttgataCACGCATTTTACCCATAGTtaagaagttgatttcaaacAGTTTGCACCAAACCATCAAAAgtagaaaaaaaatcataactcacaattcaacaacgaTTAAACATTAGGCCCTGAAAACGTAGAGATTTTGGGTAATTGGTCGCACCATAGCAAATTGCAAGAAAAGTATCATTAACCACTTTTACTAAAGAGACTCATTCCGAGGCATGGTATCGAAAAGCAATTCTCCAAACATCTTCATGTAGCATCTCTGTGAACGAGATCTATGacaattggaattttttgcaaccatttaaattttttgataaagttgcACCCATGATACGTATGTGCAGAAGTTGATTGTATGTGTTCCTTGCTGGGTAAGTATTTTCACTCCCTATGATTGTTaaaaaaactttttggCACAATTTACACGCACCTTCttatttgtattttgtaaATACAAAGCTACATTCCCAAGCTTAGCTACACATCCGACCATAACACACATGATCGGTTCGATAATTCACACTNNNNNNNNNNNNNNNNNNNNNNNNNNNNNNNNNNNNNNNNNNNNNNNNNNNNNNNNNNNNNNNNNNNNNNNNNNNNNNNNNNNNNNNNNNNNNNNNNNNNNNNNNNNNNNNNNNNNNNNNNNNNNNNNNNNNNNNNNNNNNNNNNNNNNNNNNNNNNNNNNNNNNNNNNNNNNNNNNNNNNNNNNNNNNNNNNNNNNNNNNNNNNNNNNNNNNNNNNNNNNNNNNNNNNNNNNNNNNNNNNNNNNNNNNNNNNNNNNNNNNNNNNNNNNNNNNNNNNNNNNNNNNNNNNNNNNNNNNNNNNNNNNNNNNNNNNNNNNNNNNNNNNNNNNNNNNNNNNNNNNNNNNNNNNNNNNNNNNNNNNNNNNNNNNNNNNNNNNNNNNNNNNNNNNNNNNNNNNNNNNNNNNNNNNNNNNNNNNNNNNNNNNNNNNNNNNNNNNNNNNNNNNNNNNNNNNNNNNNNNNNNNNNNNNNNNNNNNNNNNNNNNNNNNNNNNNNNNNNNNNNNNNNNNNNNNNNNNNNNNNGCTACCCCATgggatgattttgaagatgaaggcGAAATTACTCCAGTCACGGATGGAGAGAACGGAAGTCTTGGTAGAGAACCGTTTGATATCCAGTTCGGGAAAGGGAACTTTTGACTTTGCATTACATGCACCAGAGATtccaatgaagaagatacCGGCGTCATTGCACATTGGAGGGGATTTGGCTAATGACAACAAGGTCAGATTCATTAATAAATGGAGGTGCGCCAATATAGTGAAGACAAATCCCATGACTTCACAAAAGCAGTAGAGGGAGAGTTCAGAGACAAAAACctcaaaagaaaatggcCCTGGGGAGCAAGAAGAGCttcaaaagagaaaatcGATACGAGACCAAGTATATTAAAAAGAACGGGATGAGTTCTGGGAGAGAACATAACAAATGAAATCATACCGTTGTTTTCTCCTGTCTTCCATCAAGGACGTGTTGCCCTCCTACTTGGAATTGACCTGGAtggtgaagaaaatgagACTGGACAAGTGGGTTGTCCAATCTTGATTCGTTGTGGTTTGTGGGGTAATAACGAGGCAGATACTCCAGAGACGAAGTTTAAGGTCATGCTTTGGAGAGTTAAGCATGGATTCAAGTTATGTGGAGAAAAGCTTCAATGCTTGTTGTCGTCACATGCTCTCTCTGGTAAAATGTCTGGTCTGACCAACCAGTCATTTGCAATTCTAGATTTGAGTAATGATGATGCAAGTGAAGAAGTGGAACCATTCTTGACCATTGCTCCAACATTCAGACCCATGACCACGCGAAGTTAGTCCTCCTTCACCTgattctgttgttgttgttgttgttgctgttgctttTAGAAATTGCTATACTTTTATATGTTTTTAATTGTTTTTATAGTCTCACAATGACTTTAAATCAGTGTTGAAAAGTTGTAGCTATGAAAACAGTGAGTAAAAGATAATGCATCGGTTGATAAAGAGCCAACCATGGAATTCTCAAGTGGTTTATACTTCTATAAGCTAGGTAATTTTAAAGATTGTGGAGGACGGTAAAGGCTTGTGTGGGGCAGTGGAGTGTATATAACACCATTCCCACAGATTCAAATCAAGTgctttttatcaaaagtaCACGTTCTTGGCcatatttccaattgattgcAAACTGcactgaagatgatttacAAGAAAGTCTAGGAAAGGAGACTGAATTTCCCCAGTTTCATTTACTCTGTTTATAAAACTTTAAGAAATATATACTTTTTACATTATCTTAGCAGATCCACAGTCAATTAAAGTACGATACGTCTTTATCTAAATAAAGGTAGTCAATTCTTCATTAAAGAAGACACCAACCATTGACTACCTCAACTCACAACAAACGACTGAATGATGTATACATTCTAGTCAAAATACATTTGCAACATATTCAACTCCGTTTGCGTTAAGCTAATTTATGGCGTGTTTCAGGGTCTAGCCCATCCTGACTCAATCTGGTCGCACTACACTTGC is part of the Candida orthopsilosis Co 90-125, chromosome 2 draft sequence genome and harbors:
- a CDS encoding Cox18 protein (S. cerevisiae homolog COX18 has membrane insertase activity, has role in protein insertion into mitochondrial membrane from inner side and localizes to integral to mitochondrial inner membrane); the encoded protein is MLLRGYQVGFRLKPAHKRLLIPRRQYSVDHNAIVNTFTHAFESLHETSGLPWWALIPITTFALRSVWTLPLAVIQRKRIQKQSTLKPIVSALNPILKMNLAKRVQKAKKLQQVPGTDEAVKAVQAPLANMSYEQILLLSTKETRKRQKELFKKNNVQIWKNFILPTFQIPLWIIMSLTMRDLSGWSSWDNLHNKALDPSLYVEGCLWFQDLAVADPMHVFPLILGVISLCNVEWTFRTLELSRLTQRLKYRPNLTDAVANFSRMSIVFMMAISIHAPAALVLYWISSQFFSLIQNMILDIKYPISFTPKKRFGGDILEN
- a CDS encoding Yta7 protein (S. cerevisiae homolog YTA7 has role positive regulation of isoprenoid metabolic process, cellular protein localization, positive regulation of gene-specific transcription from RNA polymerase II), with the protein product MAKRSRRIDSTDDEYETDFEETETSHRRSTKTISYNEDDGDDATDVQVEEQTNTDNPSIKEDEPDSDDPFAVPTSPEKDDDSEDYVEESDTEISGPGRKKRKLSKGRPRGRLNKPRIDSEDEEFRDDGDDGDEEDDFTLSDDDFIEKKKRDNFIVEDENEWDDEEDEYGVKPKKKRGRKKKSRSVSAEPRRATRSGKVLQEEDLEFTGDDTRDDAQDDVDDIQREIAELYDSSPMRDSEPSQHKLRQRAKVDYTIPPPITNDLVLERPSTPVNVRNRRGRPANKSDFRKILYPTAGPFGGSDVISLFGTNIPPGGIPLPGMSDPNNLTAIGQNVSDSDSSEDEIAPVNGEATISRKEKKPSKSEGKLLTGGSDDKKKGKNSLSDTDPLGVDMNIDFSVVGGLDNYINQLKEMVALPLLYPELYQNFGITPPRGVLFHGPPGTGKTLMARALAANCSTPERKITFFMRKGADCLSKWVGEAERQLRLLFEEAKNQQPSIIFFDEIDGLAPVRSSKQEQIHASIVSTLLALMDGMDNRGQVIVIGATNRPDAIDPALRRPGRFDREFYFPLPDINARKEILTIHTKKWTPQLDELFLSNLAELTKGYGGADLRALCTEAALNSIQRKYPQIYETNHKLAVKPEKVKVIAKDFMMALDKIVPSSARSTSSGSAPLPDNLKPLLSDGFEQIKSKLKDVIPVSISVVGRKKLTTLEEAKYLDPTVNDKDGGFGKQQLLKNLENARICRPHLLVSGEEGNGQQYLSAAVLNYLEGFQVQSLDLGTIFGDPTRTTESAIIQAFIEARRHQPAIILIPNIDVWYSILPDSSKATLSSLLRGLRSNEKILLLGFSETPLHYLDDRIKYLFGLENSSNNVVLQNPTKSARKEFFSTVWKTILMKPYEFVNDLQNRPKRKLKQLKVVETVANLSDKELIKKKQKEQEYNDTKLKNTLKIKLASLMDLFKVRYKRFKKPIVDENLLYHLFDPTVLDNPLSNYQVLYSRSDESGHENMIKELATGKNYYNMDLDTIEERLWNGFYSEPRQFLKDLKLILKDCIMSGDRERILKANEMITNAQFGVDDFSTPEFLKACKEMRERDKTKQEKLLKEYEELKSKIQNGTTEQAGAQDAAVLGNNGSAIDVSGQESTSKSFPNGDIPHNRADVTAIMEVDSVKEDNDESLAGTERENGKEIEQQKEEERASTEQVEQLKVDMNEEGKENSQEELKEEESESEAEESIEIDHSKELVLDKDLFDKLKKQVVKLTDQFTIDKLETVMARLMDIVWTDRNEWDKTPTLHNIEKVLTSLQPTS